The Pieris brassicae chromosome 6, ilPieBrab1.1, whole genome shotgun sequence genome window below encodes:
- the LOC123710683 gene encoding leucine-rich repeats and immunoglobulin-like domains protein 3, which yields MGDSHLLRVVTSILILLRCSAFSENYECPQKCDCLVQYVDCSDKKLVTVPRIPKWVEQLDLSRNKLNEGVTEGFDKLISLRILKLDKNAIQNIPSFLEQNQVQEVSLNKNSISEIDIGRFPTNCSIKVLSLNSNRIRLIKEGALNNLTNLNTLKLNKNAISSLPHHLFMYQSNLKTLELNHNKLHVINGLLFQGLSNLTTLKIRFNSVENIMDGAFLGFKSVNLLQLDHNKIKSVSKGWMYGLESLTTLSLANNLILHIDIGSWELCTNLQFLDLSHNYLIQIEGRSFQHLINLHTLNLSSNNISVISQEAFSHIIQLKSLFLNNNKISWTVEDMSGAFSKLQNLETFSLSANHIKSISSRAFEGLTNLNELDLRANNITSIQQHAFDSLTNIRKLHLNTTSLLCDCKILWMVKWIKDKLEHNFVTATCAYPAEVRGTLLSKLKEENCGDSPKPKIVNHPKSHLAIKNRSANLLCSATSNPFSNMTFLWRRNNDNISNPVVYENVTLTNKGQQATSVLVIPDVSHTDSGKYQCVVSNKFGTTYSTKAKMNIVTFPRFLKTPTNVTVRTGETVTLNCAATGDPPPEISWKKDGGNDFPAARERRMNVMPTDHLFFIVNAKPADMGIYSCAAKNPAGTIIANATLSVLQEPSFIRVMGNKEVTSGEPVVLECMVQGSPTPVLKWLKDGSPILPSERHFLAGNNQLLIIIGAQSGDAGHYECEITNNLGTKKEIIELKVLPPVAIMVKEENMTGIIIITVVCCAVGTSIIWVVIIYHTRRRMAGAIRSYPTESVKMTQVVHSDSDSPHMFPDNTSEHSSCKDSGTGDSAKQTSFDGVPTDRSEPVHFETAVCHSYSPVPEAHKLLPSSFKPSIQVCVNTCVTPATYSFSSHNSNV from the coding sequence ATGGGAGACTCCCATTTATTGCGGGTTGTGACGtcgatattaatattactacgATGCTCTGCATTTTCTGAAAACTATGAATGCCCGCAAAAGTGCGATTGCTTAGTACAGTATGTTGACTGTTCTGATAAAAAGTTGGTTACGGTGCCAAGAATTCCTAAGTGGGTGGAACAACTCGATTTAAGCCGTAACAAATTAAACGAAGGCGTAACGGAAGGTTTCGATAAGTTAATCTCCCTACGAATATTAAAACTTGATAAAAATGCTATTCAAAATATTCCGAGTTTCCTTGAACAAAATCAAGTGCAAGAAGTTAGCCTAAACAAAAATAGTATTTCAGAAATCGATATAGGTCGATTTCCTACAAATTGTTCAATTAAAGTCTTAAGTTTAAATAGCAATCGCATAAGACTTATCAAAGAGGGAGCTTTGAACAATTTGACAAATCTCAAcactttaaaattgaataaaaatgcaatatctTCTTTACCTCATCATTTGTTTATGTAccaatctaatttaaaaacactagAACTAAATCATAACAAATTGCATGTTATAAATGGTTTACTCTTTCAAGGATTATCAAACTTAACAACATTGAAAATAAGATTCAACAGTGTTGAAAACATTATGGATGGTGCTTTTTTGGGATTTAAGTCTGTGAACTTGCTACAACTAGATCACAATAAGATAAAGAGTGTATCAAAAGGTTGGATGTATGGACTAGAATCTTTAACAACCTTATCCTtggcaaataatttaatattgcacATTGATATTGGTTCCTGGGAATTGTGTACTAATCTACAGTTTTTGGATTTATCCCATAACTATTTGATTCAGATTGAAGGTAGAAGTTTCCAGCATTTAATTAATCTTCACACATTGAATTTAAGTAGTAACAATATATCAGTTATATCACAAGAAGCATTTAgtcatataatacaattaaaatctttgtttttaaataataacaaaatatcatGGACTGTGGAGGATATGTCTGGAGCATTTTCAAAGTTACAAAATTTAGAAACTTTTAGTTTATCAGCAAATCATATTAAATCAATAAGCTCAAGAGCATTTGAAGgcctaacaaatttaaatgaattggATTTAAGAGCCAATAATATTACCTCTATACAACAACATGCATTTGATTCTTTGACTAATATAAGGAAGCTCCATCTAAACACTACATCATTGCTATGtgattgtaaaattttatggaTGGTAAAGTGGATAAAGGACAAGCTGGAACATAATTTTGTCACAGCAACTTGTGCTTATCCGGCTGAAGTGAGGGGAACATTATTATCTAAACTAAAAGAAGAAAACTGTGGTGATTCACCTAAACCTAAAATAGTTAATCATCCTAAATCTCATCTGGCCATTAAAAACCGATCAGCAAATTTACTATGTTCCGCAACATCAAATCCGTTTAGTAACATGACATTCTTATGGAGAAGAAATAATGACAATATAAGTAATCCTGTTGTATATGAAAATGTAACATTAACTAACAAAGGGCAACAAGCAACATCTGTTCTTGTAATACCTGATGTGTCACACACTGATTCTGGAAAATATCAATGTGTAGTGAGCAACAAATTTGGTACAACATATTCTACAAAGGCTAAGATGAATATTGTTACATTCCCTAGATTTCTTAAAACTCCCACTAATGTAACTGTTAGAACTGGGGAGACTGTAACACTTAACTGTGCTGCAACTGGTGACCCACCTCCTGAGATCTCTTGGAAAAAAGATGGGGGAAATGATTTCCCTGCAGCAAGAGAAAGAAGAATGAATGTAATGCCAACAGACCATCTATTCTTTATTGTTAATGCAAAACCAGCAGACATGGGAATTTATAGCTGTGCTGCGAAAAACCCAGCTGGTACAATCATAGCTAATGCAACACTCAGTGTTTTGCAAGAACCTTCATTCATAAGAGTTATGGGAAACAAAGAAGTCACAAGTGGGGAACCAGTGGTTCTGGAGTGTATGGTCCAAGGCTCACCAACACCAGTTTTGAAATGGCTTAAAGACGGATCTCCAATTCTACCCTCCGAAAGGCATTTTCTAGCAGGCAATAATCAActactaattattattggtGCACAATCAGGTGATGCAGGTCACTATGAATGTgagataacaaataatttggGCACTAAAAAGGAAATTATAGAGTTAAAAGTATTACCACCAGTAGCAATAATGGTGAAAGAGGAAAATATGACaggtataattataattactgtaGTGTGCTGTGCAGTTGGTACATCTATAATTTGGGTGGTAATTATTTACCACACTCGTAGACGTATGGCTGGGGCTATACGCAGTTACCCCACCGAAAGTGTGAAAATGACACAAGTAGTGCATAGTGATAGTGATTCCCCTCATATGTTTCCTGATAACACATCTGAACACTCATCGTGCAAGGATAGTGGAACAGGTGACTCTGCAAAACAAACAAGTTTTGATGGAGTGCCAACAGACAGAAGTGAGCCAGTTCATTTTGAGACTGCTGTATGTCACAGCTATTCCCCAGTGCCTGAAGCTCATAAGCTTCTGCCATCTTCTTTCAAACCGTCTATACAAGTTTGTGTGAATACATGTGTTACACCAGCTACTTATAGTTTTTCTAGTCACAATAGTAATGTTTAA